Proteins from one Phyllobacterium zundukense genomic window:
- a CDS encoding UDP-glucuronic acid decarboxylase family protein — protein sequence MKTTRPLSSLPNVNALFGEVRVVRSKQRPRHILVTGGAGFLGSHLCERLLKAGHTVICVDNFSTGLERNIRHLRNFDRFSVLKHDVIHPIDIEVDEIYNLACPASPPHYQADPVHTMKTCVLGALNLLELAARTGARIFQASTSEIYGDPLVHPQVEGYWGNVNSFGPRSCYDEGKRSAETLFFDFNKKHHVEIKVARIFNTYGPHMRPDDGRVVSNFIVQALKGQDITIYGDGSQTRSFCFVNDLIDGFQQLMATEPSFTGPVNLGNPVEFTILELAEMVIQMTGSRSKTIRNPLPTDDPRQRRPDISLAQRELGWQPMVPLATGLEKTIHYFDRLLAEEAHELAEIA from the coding sequence ATGAAAACAACGCGCCCGCTATCTTCCCTTCCAAATGTCAATGCACTCTTCGGCGAGGTGCGTGTGGTCCGGTCAAAGCAACGGCCTCGCCACATTCTCGTCACCGGCGGCGCGGGTTTTCTCGGGTCGCATCTTTGCGAACGACTCCTCAAGGCGGGACATACCGTCATCTGCGTCGATAATTTCTCGACGGGCCTCGAACGCAACATCCGCCATCTGCGCAATTTCGATCGCTTCAGTGTTTTGAAGCATGACGTCATCCATCCGATCGATATCGAGGTGGATGAAATCTACAATCTTGCCTGCCCGGCATCCCCTCCACATTACCAAGCCGATCCGGTCCACACCATGAAGACCTGCGTTCTTGGCGCTCTCAATCTTCTGGAGCTGGCCGCACGTACCGGCGCCCGAATTTTCCAGGCCTCAACCTCCGAGATTTACGGCGATCCACTGGTTCACCCGCAGGTTGAAGGTTACTGGGGTAACGTGAACTCATTCGGCCCGCGATCCTGTTACGACGAAGGCAAGCGCAGCGCCGAAACCCTGTTCTTCGATTTTAACAAGAAGCACCACGTCGAGATCAAGGTCGCTCGGATATTCAACACGTACGGACCGCACATGCGTCCCGACGACGGCCGTGTCGTCTCAAACTTTATCGTACAGGCGCTGAAGGGTCAGGACATAACCATTTATGGTGATGGCTCGCAGACGCGGTCCTTCTGCTTCGTCAACGATCTTATCGATGGGTTTCAGCAATTGATGGCAACCGAGCCATCATTCACCGGACCGGTCAATCTCGGAAATCCCGTCGAATTTACCATTCTCGAGCTAGCAGAGATGGTAATTCAGATGACCGGTTCGCGTTCGAAGACCATTCGCAATCCCTTGCCGACAGATGATCCGCGCCAGCGCCGCCCCGATATTTCGCTCGCTCAGCGCGAGTTGGGATGGCAGCCCATGGTGCCCCTTGCCACCGGTCTCGAGAAGACGATCCATTACTTCGATCGTCTCCTTGCGGAGGAAGCACATGAACTCGCGGAGATCGCATAA
- a CDS encoding DUF4440 domain-containing protein, translating to MEASVRKLFDRYERFFRQSLSGDMDMDEIASLYASDFIAASPGGVMTGKNDDQLKQVMAQGYRHYRAIGTKEMRIRNVRFSPIDDHHCVAHVAWTATYVRKNHSNVAIDFDVHYFVQELGGEPKVFGWVSGDEEALLRKHGII from the coding sequence ATGGAGGCAAGCGTAAGAAAGCTCTTCGACCGATACGAACGCTTTTTCAGACAATCCCTTAGCGGCGACATGGACATGGATGAGATCGCATCGCTGTATGCCTCCGACTTCATAGCGGCCTCGCCTGGAGGGGTCATGACCGGAAAGAATGACGACCAACTCAAGCAAGTCATGGCGCAAGGTTATAGGCACTATCGGGCGATAGGGACGAAGGAGATGCGGATACGCAATGTCCGTTTCTCGCCTATAGATGACCATCATTGCGTCGCCCATGTTGCCTGGACGGCAACCTATGTCCGCAAGAATCACTCGAACGTAGCGATAGATTTCGATGTTCACTACTTTGTCCAGGAGCTGGGCGGAGAGCCGAAAGTTTTCGGCTGGGTGTCAGGCGATGAAGAAGCACTGCTAAGGAAACACGGCATCATCTGA
- a CDS encoding helix-turn-helix domain-containing protein, translated as MGHPFRGRTTASQSLSVYLPRDIFADTPVGNDIKNNTTLSGNYPKLLIEYLDGIEAKLANLAAKDLPQVVQTTRDMIVTCISSSTESSGSVTQSNLALMERVRRFVQGNLSSSDLTPDTLCRALGISRTRLYQLFEPSGGVLHYIQKRRLLSAHAALSNSANRQQIVEIAAAVGFTSAAHFSRAFSKEFGYSPREARSVAVPPYFAHVVAPAEFVDSAHSFDEWLRSLGH; from the coding sequence TTGGGACATCCATTTCGCGGCCGTACGACGGCCTCACAAAGCCTCTCGGTTTATTTGCCTCGCGACATATTCGCTGATACGCCGGTTGGCAACGACATCAAAAACAACACGACATTGTCCGGCAATTATCCCAAACTGTTGATCGAATATCTGGACGGCATCGAGGCAAAACTTGCCAACCTGGCGGCAAAGGATCTCCCGCAGGTGGTGCAGACGACCCGGGACATGATCGTGACATGCATTTCATCGTCCACAGAATCGTCTGGCTCTGTCACACAGAGCAACCTGGCTTTGATGGAGCGCGTGCGCCGCTTCGTGCAAGGCAATTTGAGTTCATCCGATCTCACGCCAGACACTTTGTGCCGAGCACTCGGAATATCGCGGACGCGGCTGTATCAATTGTTTGAACCTAGCGGCGGCGTTCTCCATTACATACAAAAGCGGCGCCTGCTGTCGGCCCATGCCGCATTGAGCAACTCGGCCAACCGACAGCAAATCGTAGAAATTGCCGCCGCAGTGGGGTTCACGTCCGCTGCCCATTTCAGCCGGGCCTTCAGCAAGGAATTCGGCTACAGCCCGCGCGAGGCCCGCAGCGTTGCGGTGCCGCCATATTTTGCGCACGTGGTGGCGCCAGCGGAATTCGTCGACAGTGCGCATTCATTCGACGAGTGGCTTAGATCCCTCGGCCACTGA
- a CDS encoding DUF2270 domain-containing protein has translation MDEAQEQLPVNDIAARWSVPPFPATTAEYITVLAHYHRAEMGRMAGWRDRIDRTTNWAITGVAAMLSLSLSSPTSHHGVLLFAMVLVQLLLVIEARRYRFFDVYRGRVRRLEKHYFAQVFAPLPELDSGWAGLLGQDLRKPQFLISIRAAMSRRLRRNYLWMFLVLLLAWVLKISTPKLQDDGVTLDVARSLHEIVANAAFGPLPGWLILLGVIIFYSWLAYAALLAGDTDKKEHGEVHV, from the coding sequence ATGGACGAAGCTCAGGAACAACTGCCGGTCAACGACATCGCGGCTAGATGGTCAGTCCCTCCGTTTCCAGCCACAACGGCGGAGTACATTACGGTATTGGCGCATTATCACCGCGCCGAGATGGGCCGCATGGCGGGTTGGCGCGACCGGATCGACCGGACAACCAACTGGGCCATCACAGGCGTTGCAGCAATGCTGTCTCTATCGTTATCGTCGCCGACCTCGCATCACGGCGTGCTCTTGTTTGCCATGGTGCTGGTGCAACTTCTGCTGGTCATCGAGGCGCGGCGTTATCGATTCTTCGACGTCTATCGCGGACGAGTGCGCCGGCTGGAGAAACACTATTTCGCTCAGGTCTTTGCACCCCTGCCGGAGTTGGATAGCGGCTGGGCGGGCTTACTCGGCCAAGATTTGCGCAAGCCGCAATTCCTGATTTCCATCCGAGCGGCGATGTCGCGGCGGCTGCGCCGTAATTATTTATGGATGTTCCTGGTGCTGCTTCTGGCTTGGGTATTGAAAATCTCGACGCCTAAATTGCAGGATGACGGGGTCACGCTCGATGTTGCGCGATCACTTCATGAGATCGTCGCAAACGCTGCATTCGGGCCGCTACCGGGTTGGCTCATATTGCTCGGAGTCATTATTTTCTACAGCTGGCTCGCCTACGCAGCGCTGCTCGCCGGCGACACTGACAAGAAGGAGCACGGCGAGGTTCATGTCTGA
- a CDS encoding SLC13 family permease, translating to MTTQQFLAFTVIGLMMAAFVWGRVRYDIVAMCSLLAAVALGVVPINAAFSGFSDEIVIIVGSALVVSAGVARSGLMEAAVQRFVPQVSSVRAQLAILVIIVTVLSAFVKNIGALAIMIPIAYQFARRSNVSASVFLMPMAFGALIGGLMTQIGTSPNIVVSRVRAEVVGQSFSMFDFTPVGATLAAAGIIYLVLFYRLVPERTRETVSVDEAIEIRNYVSEAAVAKGSSAVGKTVMDLVKPAEGAAMVTSIVRADHRVTPLPDSVLVEGDVLVLEGNPHALDAIVTAGKLKLSRDRSPLDKERSAEVEAVEAVIGQHSPLIDKSAQRLAMFDRYNVNLLAVSRHGERIKERLGEITFRFGDVIVLQGQSSVLPTLLREFGCLPLAKRTIMLGSVRRGLIPLVILFAAMGSTAFGLLPVSIAFFAGAVAMVLFRAIPLGEVYTAIDGPILIMLATLIPVSDALRTSGGTELIAHWLTQVAHQLPPFGALTLILVAAMAVTPFLNNAATVLVMAPIATSFAGTLGFKPEAFLMAVAIGAGCDFLTPIGHQCNTLVMGPGGYRFSDYPRLGLPLSVIIVLTAVPALLVFWPLV from the coding sequence ATGACAACACAACAATTCCTGGCCTTCACGGTAATAGGCCTGATGATGGCCGCATTCGTTTGGGGCCGGGTTCGCTACGATATCGTGGCGATGTGTTCGCTCCTCGCAGCGGTCGCCCTTGGAGTCGTCCCCATTAACGCGGCGTTCAGCGGCTTCAGCGACGAGATTGTCATCATCGTCGGCAGTGCACTCGTTGTCAGCGCCGGGGTGGCGCGTTCCGGGCTGATGGAGGCGGCGGTGCAGCGGTTTGTGCCGCAGGTGTCGTCGGTAAGGGCGCAGCTAGCCATATTGGTGATCATCGTGACCGTGTTGTCGGCTTTTGTGAAAAATATAGGCGCGCTGGCGATCATGATCCCCATTGCCTACCAGTTCGCGCGGCGATCGAACGTGTCGGCTTCCGTGTTCCTGATGCCCATGGCATTTGGCGCCCTTATTGGTGGCCTGATGACGCAGATCGGTACCTCGCCGAACATCGTGGTCTCCCGCGTGCGCGCGGAAGTGGTTGGTCAGAGCTTCTCGATGTTCGATTTCACTCCTGTCGGAGCAACACTCGCCGCCGCCGGGATAATTTATCTGGTGTTGTTTTACCGGCTGGTTCCGGAGCGGACACGCGAAACGGTTTCTGTGGACGAGGCGATCGAAATTCGCAACTACGTCTCCGAAGCTGCTGTAGCGAAGGGATCGTCGGCGGTCGGCAAGACCGTGATGGATTTGGTGAAGCCGGCAGAGGGCGCGGCGATGGTAACGTCTATCGTGCGTGCCGATCACCGGGTCACACCGCTTCCCGATTCCGTACTGGTGGAAGGTGATGTGCTTGTACTGGAGGGTAACCCGCATGCGCTCGACGCCATCGTGACGGCCGGAAAGTTGAAACTGTCGCGTGACCGGTCGCCGCTGGATAAGGAGCGGTCGGCGGAGGTCGAGGCCGTTGAGGCAGTGATCGGCCAACACTCACCGTTGATCGATAAATCAGCGCAGCGCCTTGCAATGTTCGATCGTTACAACGTCAATCTGCTTGCCGTCAGCCGCCATGGCGAAAGGATCAAGGAGCGTCTGGGTGAGATCACCTTCCGGTTCGGCGACGTCATCGTGCTGCAGGGGCAGAGCAGTGTACTGCCGACATTGCTGCGCGAGTTCGGCTGCCTGCCGCTGGCAAAGAGGACCATCATGCTGGGCAGTGTCAGGCGCGGGCTTATTCCTCTCGTCATTCTGTTTGCCGCGATGGGATCGACCGCGTTCGGGCTGTTGCCGGTGTCGATAGCCTTCTTTGCCGGTGCGGTCGCGATGGTGCTATTCCGTGCGATTCCGCTCGGCGAAGTTTATACAGCAATCGATGGCCCGATACTGATAATGCTTGCAACGCTTATACCTGTCAGCGACGCCCTGAGGACGTCGGGTGGCACCGAACTGATCGCACATTGGTTAACCCAAGTGGCGCATCAACTGCCTCCGTTCGGGGCACTGACGCTTATCCTGGTGGCCGCGATGGCCGTCACCCCATTCCTGAACAATGCCGCAACGGTGCTTGTGATGGCGCCAATTGCAACCAGCTTTGCCGGCACCCTCGGCTTTAAACCGGAGGCCTTTTTGATGGCGGTGGCCATTGGCGCCGGTTGTGATTTCCTGACACCCATCGGCCACCAGTGCAACACGCTGGTTATGGGTCCGGGCGGCTACAGATTCAGCGACTATCCTCGGCTAGGCTTGCCACTTTCGGTGATCATCGTGCTCACAGCCGTGCCCGCATTGCTGGTGTTCTGGCCGCTTGTTTGA
- a CDS encoding glutathione S-transferase family protein: protein MTITITAFEQSPDGGKGLARDMRVRWALEEVGQPYDVRLLSFSALKEPEHLALHPFGQIPTYEEGDLALFESGAIVFHIAEHHAGLLPDDATARARAITWMFAALSTMEPPIVDREVAEYLEGNESWYEQRLSGVEERIRTRLSELSSRLGHADWLDGAFSAGDLLMVLVLRRLDGSGILNDYPNLSAYVARGEARPAYKRAYDAQSAVFTAASSG from the coding sequence ATGACCATTACAATTACCGCGTTTGAACAATCGCCCGATGGCGGGAAGGGTCTGGCGCGTGACATGCGGGTTCGCTGGGCGCTTGAAGAAGTGGGCCAACCTTACGACGTTCGTCTTCTATCGTTTAGCGCGTTGAAGGAGCCCGAGCATCTCGCGCTTCATCCTTTCGGACAGATTCCGACCTATGAAGAAGGCGACCTGGCCCTGTTCGAGTCGGGGGCAATCGTGTTCCATATCGCGGAGCACCATGCGGGCCTGCTGCCAGACGATGCGACGGCTCGGGCGCGCGCGATTACATGGATGTTTGCCGCACTCTCCACGATGGAGCCGCCGATCGTTGATCGCGAAGTTGCCGAATACCTGGAGGGCAATGAGAGCTGGTATGAGCAGCGCCTCTCTGGCGTCGAGGAACGTATACGTACGCGGCTGAGTGAACTTTCCAGTCGGCTTGGCCATGCGGACTGGCTTGACGGCGCGTTCAGCGCCGGAGATCTGCTAATGGTACTGGTACTCCGCAGGCTGGACGGATCCGGCATACTGAACGACTATCCGAACCTTTCTGCCTATGTCGCCCGCGGCGAAGCCCGGCCCGCATACAAGCGCGCTTATGATGCTCAGTCGGCAGTTTTCACCGCCGCATCGTCTGGCTGA
- the galE gene encoding UDP-glucose 4-epimerase GalE produces the protein MSPRRVLVAGGAGYIGSHTAKLLHANGVEPIVFDNLVTGNRSSVRWGPFVHGDILDTSNLARTFAQYKPDAVVHFAASAYVGESVEDPAKYYRNNVAGTLSLLDACRHAEIDKIIFSSSCATYGVPDSLPITEETPQRPINPYGRTKLMAEQILQDYAAAYALRYVALRYFNACGADPEGELGEWHEPETHLIPRALLAAGGAIPHLSVYGDDYATDDGTCVRDYIHVTDLARAHVQALDHLIAGGENLSVNLGTGRGSSIGEIIETIGRVTKRKVPIEMHPRRAGDPPALYADPTFARSTLGFTPEYSDLETIVRTAAPFFGLESRA, from the coding sequence ATGTCTCCGCGGAGAGTTCTTGTTGCGGGTGGCGCCGGTTATATCGGCAGTCATACCGCCAAGCTATTGCACGCGAACGGAGTCGAGCCGATTGTTTTCGACAATCTCGTTACCGGAAATCGCTCATCGGTGCGCTGGGGACCTTTCGTGCACGGCGATATCCTGGATACGAGTAACCTGGCGCGGACTTTCGCGCAGTATAAACCGGACGCAGTTGTGCATTTTGCGGCATCTGCCTATGTCGGGGAGTCCGTCGAAGATCCTGCGAAATACTATCGCAATAACGTCGCAGGGACATTGTCGCTTCTAGATGCTTGCCGGCATGCGGAAATCGACAAGATTATCTTTTCATCGAGTTGCGCAACCTATGGTGTTCCCGACTCGCTTCCAATCACCGAGGAAACGCCGCAGCGGCCGATCAATCCGTACGGCAGGACCAAGCTGATGGCGGAGCAAATTCTGCAAGATTATGCGGCGGCCTATGCGCTGAGATACGTGGCGCTGCGGTATTTCAACGCCTGCGGTGCCGATCCTGAAGGCGAACTCGGCGAGTGGCATGAGCCCGAGACACATTTGATCCCGCGAGCACTGCTTGCTGCTGGAGGAGCTATTCCACACCTGAGCGTCTATGGTGACGACTACGCAACTGATGATGGCACCTGTGTCCGCGATTATATACATGTGACCGACCTGGCGCGTGCACATGTGCAGGCGCTAGATCATCTGATTGCTGGTGGCGAAAATCTTTCCGTCAATCTTGGAACAGGACGCGGCTCGTCTATTGGAGAAATTATCGAGACCATCGGCCGCGTCACCAAACGGAAAGTGCCGATCGAAATGCATCCAAGACGCGCCGGAGATCCACCAGCACTTTATGCGGACCCGACCTTTGCGCGCAGCACACTTGGCTTCACACCTGAATATTCCGATCTGGAAACGATAGTTCGTACCGCGGCTCCTTTCTTTGGACTGGAGTCGCGTGCATGA
- a CDS encoding I78 family peptidase inhibitor, whose translation MTTTAFFFSLGLVACAAGDNNTNSGRSVDQCNPIAAQTLVGRSGVMDSEAKVITGAVTIRRISPGDMVTQDFRKDRLTMEVDSHGIVMRAVCG comes from the coding sequence ATGACTACAACTGCCTTCTTCTTTTCCCTCGGTCTTGTCGCCTGTGCCGCCGGCGATAATAATACCAATAGCGGTCGCTCTGTAGATCAATGCAATCCAATTGCGGCGCAGACACTCGTTGGAAGGTCGGGCGTAATGGACAGCGAGGCGAAGGTAATCACGGGAGCAGTTACCATACGCCGAATATCGCCCGGAGATATGGTTACGCAGGATTTCCGAAAGGACCGGCTGACGATGGAAGTTGACAGTCATGGTATCGTTATGCGAGCCGTCTGCGGCTAA